A genome region from Geodermatophilus bullaregiensis includes the following:
- a CDS encoding ABC transporter permease, with protein MRAWRRFRHNPPAMIGLGIILTFVGLAILAPVLSPYDPNAQDLAASIQGPSGDHWLGTDQLGRDIATRLMYGARISLLIGVLAVAIGLVFGVPLGMLAGYYGGWADLAISRFADMMFAFTSILLALTLVAVLGVSLQNVIIAVGISVIPVIIRLVRSSVLSLREEPYVEAARALGASDLRIITRHVFRNSLTPVLVHGTLSIGVSILLAAGLGFLGLGVQSPTAEWGTMLGEGRQFIFSAPHLTTFPGIAIFLAILAFNLLGDGLRDALDPRMRTVDRPAA; from the coding sequence ATGCGAGCCTGGCGGCGCTTCCGCCACAACCCCCCGGCCATGATCGGCCTGGGCATCATCCTGACGTTCGTCGGCCTGGCGATCCTGGCCCCGGTCCTCTCGCCCTACGACCCGAACGCCCAGGACCTGGCCGCCTCCATCCAGGGACCCTCCGGGGACCACTGGCTGGGCACCGACCAGCTGGGCCGCGACATCGCCACCCGGCTGATGTACGGCGCCCGGATCTCGCTGCTGATCGGCGTGCTCGCGGTGGCCATCGGCCTGGTCTTCGGCGTGCCGCTGGGGATGCTCGCCGGGTACTACGGCGGCTGGGCCGACCTGGCCATCTCCCGGTTCGCGGACATGATGTTCGCCTTCACCAGCATCCTGCTGGCCCTCACGCTGGTCGCCGTCCTGGGCGTCAGCCTGCAGAACGTGATCATCGCGGTGGGCATCAGCGTGATCCCGGTGATCATCCGGCTGGTGCGCTCGTCGGTGCTGAGCCTGCGCGAGGAGCCCTACGTCGAGGCGGCGCGGGCGCTGGGCGCGAGCGACCTGCGGATCATCACCCGGCACGTCTTCCGCAACTCGCTGACCCCGGTGCTGGTGCACGGCACGCTGAGCATCGGGGTGAGCATCCTGCTCGCCGCCGGGCTCGGGTTCCTGGGCCTCGGCGTGCAGTCACCCACCGCCGAGTGGGGCACGATGCTGGGGGAGGGGCGGCAGTTCATCTTCAGCGCCCCGCACCTGACCACGTTCCCCGGGATCGCGATCTTCCTGGCCATCCTCGCCTTCAACCTGCTCGGCGACGGGCTGCGAGACGCCCTCGACCCGCGGATGCGGACCGTCGACCGGCCCGCCGCGTGA
- a CDS encoding pyridoxal-phosphate dependent enzyme, translating to MTGGTSTSATALVGIDDVRRAAGRLAGRVHRTPVLRSTTLGELWGVRLDLKAEVFQRTGSFKARGALNAVLSLPAAERARGVITVSAGNAGAAVAFAAASVGVPGTVVMPATAVAAKVAACRAYGADVVLADGDLLDTYLATVAQTGRVPVHPFDDPAVVAGTGTVGLEIAEDVPDAEVVLVPVGGGGLISGVAAALADLAPGVRVIGIEPETADVVSRSLDAGSPVRLPGARSVADGLAAPMSSQLTLDHVRTFVERVVRVSDEDVLRALALAVPRTKLLLEPSAAAPLAALMTGVLDLPPGTRVVSVASGGNVDLALFGRLAPTPREVP from the coding sequence GTGACCGGCGGCACGAGCACGAGCGCGACCGCGCTGGTCGGCATCGACGACGTGCGGCGGGCCGCCGGTCGGCTGGCCGGCCGGGTGCACCGCACCCCGGTGCTGCGGTCCACCACGCTCGGCGAGCTGTGGGGCGTGCGGCTGGACCTCAAGGCCGAGGTGTTCCAGCGGACCGGCAGCTTCAAGGCCCGCGGTGCGCTCAACGCGGTGCTGTCCCTGCCGGCGGCCGAGCGCGCCCGGGGCGTGATCACCGTGTCGGCCGGCAACGCGGGCGCCGCCGTCGCCTTCGCCGCCGCCAGCGTCGGGGTGCCCGGCACGGTGGTGATGCCCGCGACCGCGGTGGCGGCCAAGGTCGCCGCCTGCCGGGCCTACGGCGCCGACGTGGTGCTCGCCGACGGGGACCTGCTCGACACCTACCTGGCCACCGTGGCGCAGACCGGCCGCGTCCCGGTGCACCCCTTCGACGACCCGGCCGTGGTGGCCGGCACCGGCACCGTCGGGCTGGAGATCGCCGAGGACGTGCCGGACGCCGAGGTCGTGCTGGTGCCGGTGGGCGGCGGTGGGCTGATCTCCGGCGTGGCCGCCGCGCTCGCGGACCTCGCCCCCGGCGTGCGGGTCATCGGGATCGAACCCGAGACCGCCGACGTGGTGTCCCGCAGCCTGGACGCCGGCAGCCCGGTGCGGCTGCCGGGCGCCCGCAGCGTCGCCGACGGGCTGGCGGCGCCGATGAGCTCGCAGCTGACCCTGGACCACGTGCGCACCTTCGTCGAGCGCGTGGTGCGGGTCAGCGACGAGGACGTGCTGCGGGCGCTGGCGCTCGCGGTGCCGCGGACCAAGCTGCTGCTCGAGCCGTCCGCCGCCGCCCCGCTGGCCGCCCTGATGACCGGCGTCCTGGACCTGCCGCCCGGCACCCGGGTGGTCTCCGTGGCCAGCGGCGGCAACGTCGACCTGGCCCTGTTCGGCCGACTCGCCCCCACTCCCCGAGAGGTCCCATGA
- a CDS encoding M20 family metallo-hydrolase: protein MSTDAVTVDQDLLGTHVERLGAIGDSPQGVYRFVYDDAWQRARDTLLAWIDEAGLEGRVDAVGNVFGRLPGSGDGVVLTGSHVDTVPAGGKYDGALGIVGGLAALAALRAYGTPATTLEVVALCEEESSRFPANFFGTRALLGLVAPDEPERLLDRDGVTMAEAMRRAGLDPGAVADAERHDLSAFLELHVEQGRVLADEGVDIGLVEVIPAIAWETITVRGRQDHAGGTPMDLRADALQAAAQMAREITLLVEQEGRPAVATTGRWTVEPGQPSVVPGLVRFSLDLRHPDLAVRDRLLDGVHRICASVAGRHGVAVDVVRDKDERPATMDATLLDVCRDAAERCGASWRRMPSGAGHDSQLMATRVPTAMVFVPSVEGRSHTPAEFTSLPDCARGASVLATALHRLAY, encoded by the coding sequence ATGAGCACCGACGCGGTCACCGTCGACCAGGACCTGCTCGGCACCCACGTCGAGCGGCTCGGCGCCATCGGCGACAGCCCGCAGGGCGTGTACCGGTTCGTGTACGACGACGCCTGGCAGCGGGCCCGCGACACCCTCCTCGCCTGGATCGACGAGGCCGGCCTGGAGGGCCGGGTCGACGCGGTGGGCAACGTGTTCGGGCGGCTGCCGGGCTCGGGGGACGGCGTGGTCCTGACCGGCTCCCACGTCGACACCGTGCCCGCCGGCGGGAAGTACGACGGCGCACTCGGCATCGTGGGCGGCCTGGCCGCACTGGCGGCGCTGCGCGCGTACGGCACCCCCGCCACGACCCTGGAGGTCGTCGCCCTGTGCGAGGAGGAGAGCAGCCGCTTCCCCGCCAACTTCTTCGGCACCCGGGCGCTGCTCGGCCTGGTCGCCCCGGACGAGCCCGAGCGGCTCCTGGACCGGGACGGCGTCACGATGGCCGAGGCCATGCGCCGGGCCGGCCTCGACCCCGGCGCCGTGGCCGACGCCGAGCGGCACGACCTCAGCGCCTTCCTCGAGCTGCACGTCGAGCAGGGCCGGGTGCTGGCCGACGAGGGCGTCGACATCGGCCTGGTCGAGGTGATCCCGGCCATCGCCTGGGAGACGATCACCGTCCGCGGCCGGCAGGACCACGCCGGCGGCACCCCGATGGACCTGCGCGCGGACGCCCTGCAGGCGGCCGCGCAGATGGCCCGGGAGATCACCCTGCTCGTCGAGCAGGAGGGCCGGCCCGCGGTGGCCACCACCGGACGCTGGACGGTCGAGCCCGGCCAGCCCAGCGTCGTGCCCGGGCTGGTGCGGTTCTCCCTCGACCTCCGGCACCCCGACCTCGCCGTCCGGGACCGGCTGCTCGACGGCGTGCACCGGATCTGCGCGAGCGTGGCCGGCCGGCACGGAGTGGCCGTCGACGTGGTCCGGGACAAGGACGAGCGGCCGGCGACGATGGACGCCACCCTGCTCGACGTCTGCCGGGACGCCGCCGAGCGGTGCGGCGCGAGCTGGCGGCGGATGCCCAGCGGCGCCGGGCACGACAGCCAGCTGATGGCCACCCGCGTGCCGACGGCGATGGTGTTCGTGCCCAGCGTCGAGGGGCGCTCGCACACCCCGGCCGAGTTCACCTCGCTGCCCGACTGCGCCCGTGGCGCCTCGGTGCTGGCCACCGCCCTGCACCGGCTGGCCTACTGA
- a CDS encoding metal-dependent hydrolase family protein, translating to MTTASFLLRDVTVLDGTGADPVPGQAVVVEGRRIAWVGPAEQAPSTAPESVVDGGGRTVLPGLVNCHVHLTADGAPDLFAQVARDTVPVATLRAARSAWTTLQSGVTTVRDCGAADDIVVELAKEIARGAVPGPRVQAAGRVITMTGGHGHFIGREADGPDEVRKATRAEIKAGAAVIKVMATGGVLTPGVTPTQTALLPEELAVVAQEAHNSGRRVTTHAIGRAGIHNALLAGIDSVEHGFYFDDELLELAIDQGTFLVPTMLAVDGIVRNGRAQGIPGWVVDKAESEAAQQRESFAAAVTSGMRIAAGTDAGTPFNAHGDLARELALMVQHGLSPMQALVAATSGAARNLGLDGEIGTLEVGRLADLVVVDGDPVADITATGRVVLVVKDGVVHRDELAGTGAAVPVPA from the coding sequence ATGACCACCGCCAGCTTCCTGCTCCGCGACGTGACGGTCCTCGACGGCACGGGCGCCGACCCCGTTCCCGGGCAGGCGGTGGTCGTGGAGGGCCGCCGCATCGCCTGGGTCGGGCCGGCCGAGCAGGCGCCCAGCACCGCTCCGGAGTCGGTGGTCGACGGCGGCGGGCGCACCGTCCTGCCCGGTCTCGTCAACTGCCACGTCCACCTGACGGCCGACGGTGCGCCGGACCTGTTCGCCCAGGTCGCCCGCGACACCGTGCCGGTGGCCACCCTGCGCGCCGCCCGGAGCGCCTGGACCACCCTGCAGTCGGGCGTGACGACGGTGCGCGACTGCGGCGCCGCCGACGACATCGTCGTCGAGCTCGCGAAGGAGATCGCGCGGGGAGCGGTCCCCGGCCCGCGGGTGCAGGCCGCCGGCCGGGTGATCACGATGACCGGCGGGCACGGGCACTTCATCGGCCGCGAGGCCGACGGCCCGGACGAGGTCCGCAAGGCCACCCGGGCCGAGATCAAGGCCGGGGCGGCGGTGATCAAGGTGATGGCCACCGGCGGCGTGCTCACCCCCGGCGTGACGCCGACGCAGACCGCCCTGCTGCCGGAGGAGCTGGCCGTGGTCGCGCAGGAGGCGCACAACTCCGGCCGGCGGGTGACCACGCACGCCATCGGCCGGGCCGGCATCCACAACGCCCTGCTCGCCGGGATCGACTCCGTCGAGCACGGCTTCTACTTCGACGACGAGCTCCTCGAGCTGGCGATCGACCAGGGCACCTTCCTGGTGCCCACGATGCTCGCCGTCGACGGGATCGTCCGGAACGGCCGGGCGCAGGGCATCCCCGGCTGGGTGGTGGACAAGGCCGAGTCGGAGGCGGCGCAGCAGCGGGAGAGCTTCGCGGCGGCGGTCACCTCGGGCATGCGGATCGCCGCGGGCACCGACGCCGGGACGCCGTTCAACGCCCACGGCGACCTGGCCCGCGAGCTCGCGCTGATGGTGCAGCACGGGCTGAGCCCGATGCAGGCGCTGGTCGCCGCGACGTCCGGCGCTGCGCGCAACCTGGGCCTGGACGGGGAGATCGGCACGCTGGAGGTGGGCAGGCTCGCCGACCTGGTGGTGGTCGACGGCGACCCGGTGGCCGACATCACCGCCACCGGCCGGGTGGTGCTCGTCGTCAAGGACGGCGTGGTGCACCGGGACGAGCTGGCCGGCACCGGCGCCGCGGTCCCCGTTCCGGCCTGA